The nucleotide window GGTCGCGGCCGCAATGCGGCGGACGGAGGTGGCGGACAGCTCCGGCGGCAGGCAGATGCGCATCGCGCCGCGCCGCGCCAGGACCGCCAGCGTGCCCTCGTTGTAGACGTTCACCAACGGGCCGACGGAAAAGCGCGCGTCCGGCGCCAGATGCGCCAGCATGGTGAGGTCGTTGACCTCGACCTCCAGGTCCATCGCCGCAAGCTCTGCCGCCATCCGCCGCTCCCGCTTCAGCGGCGTCACGAGGGCAAGGCTGGCCAGCGCCACATCCTTGCCGCCGGCCAGCAGCTGGGCAATCGCGTCCGGCAGGCGGGTCTGGTAGAAGGGCAGCCGCTTCGAGCAGACGAGCTCGCCGAGGACGACGCGGGAGACGTCCGGCGTGTCCGCCAGTTGCTCGTAGAACGCGCTCCACTTCCCCGGATCCCAGAAGCCCTGGATCGGGCCGACGGTCAGTTGCATCTGCTTATCTCCAGATCTTGTTGTAGGCGCCGGCGGTCGCGGCCTGTCCCTCGGTCAGCCGGGCAAGCGTGCCGAGCGGCACATCGCGCCCTTCGGCGAGCGCTTCCACCGCCTGGCGGAAGTTGCGCACCACCTGCGCGACATAGGCGCGCGAGCGCTGGCGGCCCTCGATCTTCAGCGCCGTGACGCCGGCCCGGGCAAGCGCGGGCAGCAGCTCCGAGGCGTCCAGGCTTGCCGGGTCCTCGAAGACGTAGCCGGTGCGCGCGCCGACCTTGAAGCAGCCCTTGCACAGGGTGGGGTAGGGAGCGGGGGCGTCCTTCGGTGTCCGGTGGATTGTGTAGCCGCCGAGGCGCGCGGCCATCTCGCCGTCTTCTTCCGCGTAGGCGACGTGGCTTGCCGGCGAGCAGACGCCGTTCATGTTCGGCGACTTGCCGGAAATGTAGGAGGAGAGCGAGCACCGCCCCTCGGCCATGACGCAGAGCCCGCCGAAGACGAAGACCTCCGTCTCCACGTCGATGTCGCGGTTGATCGAGGCGATCTCGTCGACGGTGAGCACCCGTGGCAGCACCACCCGCTTCACGCCGAAGGCGCTTGCATGGAAGTTGATGACGTCCGGGTTCGCTGCCGCTGCCTGCACCGAAAGATGGCGGCGCAGGTCCGGATGGCGTTCGGCCGTATGGGCGATCAGCCCGAGATCGGCAAGGATCACCGCGTCGGCGCCGAGCGCTTCTGCGTCGCTCACCGCCCGGTGCCAGAGCTCCGTCTCGCCGGCCCGCGGAAACGTGTTGATGGCGACCAGCACCCTGGCGCCGCGCGCATGGGCATAGGCGATGCCGTCCGCCATTTCGGGGCGGGAGAAGTTGAGGCCGGGGAAGTTGCGGGCGTTGGTGTCGTCGGCAAAGCCGCAATAGATGCTGTGGGCGCCGGCATCGACGGCGGCACGCAGCGAGGCCGGCGTGCCGGCGGGGCAGACCAGCTCCATCATCGCACGCCTCCCGCGCGGGTGAGCGGTACGCCCGTTGCCGCTTCCAGGCGGGCGATCGCGCGTGCGGCCAGACCCGACAGCGGGCCGGTGAGGCCGGCGAGTTCCGCGCCGATGTCGAGCTCCGCATCGTCGATGGCGTTGCGCAGGGCCAGCACCGCCGACGTGTCACCCTCGACGGTCAGGTCGCGGGAGAAGAACAGCGCGTCGCCGTCCCACACCCCGTGGACGAGGCCGACCAGCGCTGCAAGGCTTCCGGTGATGCGGGCATCGCCCGCAGGCGGTTCGCGGTGGAGGCTGACCGCGGGGGCATCGCCGGCAAGGTCGAGCAGGAAGGAGACCGGCACGTCGCTTGCCGTCACCACAAACCGCGTTCGGCGATAGGGGCCGAGGCGCTCCAGAAGTCCGGCATGGCTTGCGAGAATTCTTCGGGTCACCCGCGTCAGGAGCAGGTCGGCCGGCCCGTGCGGCGCCAGGCGGATGCCGAGCGCCAGCAGCGCGGGCATTTTCGGTATCGCACGATGTTCCAGAGGATCTGCAAGGGCTTGCGGCATGGGGCGCTCCGGCGGAAGGGGTCGGGTGGCCCGCACCATAGAGGGGCGATCTGCCGCCGTTGTTGATCCGCATCAACTTCGCGGGCGATGCCCTTTGCTAAGGCAGGCGCACCCTTTCCAAGGAGCCGCCATGCGCCGCCTGCCAGCCTTTCCCGATCTCCGCAGTTTTCTCCGCTGGTGCGATGCGGCCGGGGACCTGCAGAATATCGAGCAGCCGGTCTCCTTGGTGGAGGAAGTCACCGCCGTTCACCGCAAGGTGCTGCTGGCGGGCGGGCCGGTCCTGCGCTTTGCGCGCCCGGTCGCGGCGGATGGCTCGCAGTCTTCCATCCCGCTCATCGCCAATCTCTTCGGCACCCGCCGCCGCGTCGCGGCCGGCCTCGGCGTCGACCCGGCCGACATTGCCGGCCTTGGAGACTTTCTCGCCGCGCTGCGCAGCCCTGTGCCCCCGCAAGGCGTTGGCGATGCGCTGTCGCGCTGGCCGCAGATGGCTGCAGCTTTGCGCGCCCGGCCGCGGGTATTGGGCACAGGAACCTCGCAGCAGGAGCGGATGGGCGCGCCGGACCTGTCCCGCCTGCCGGTGCAGACCTGCTGGCCGGGCGACGCCGGACCGCTGATGACCTGGCCGGTGGTGCTGACCCGCGATGCGGGGTCGCAGGCGAGCGACAGCGGGCGCTACAATGCCGGCATCTACCGGGCGCAGGTGCTGGGCCCCGACCGCCTGATCCTGCGCTGGTTGCCGCATCGGGGCGCGGCCGCCCACCATCGCAGCTGGCAGCGCAAGGGCGAGCCGATGCCGGTCGCCATTGCGCTCGGTGCCGATCCGGCCTTGCTGCTGGCCGCAGCCCTGCCGCTGCCGGAAACCGTGTCGGAGCTGGCCTTTTCCGGCGTGTTGCGCGGGGCCCGCACCTCGCTGGCACCGGCCGTCTCCGTGCCCATGCTGGTTCCCTCCAGCGCCGAGATCGTGGTGGAGGGCTGGGTGCATCCGGGCGAGACCGCGCCGGAAGGCCCGTTCGGCGATCACACGGGCTATTACAACTCGGTCGAGCCGTTCCCGGTGATGCGGGTGAGCGCGATCACTCACCGGCGTGATCCGCTTTACCTGTCCACCTGGACCGGCCGGCCGCCGGACGAGCCCTCGATCATCGGCGAGGTGTTCAACGAGCTCGCGCTTCCCGTCATCCGCCAGCAGATCCCGGAGGTGGTGGACCTGTGGCTGCCACCGGCCGCATGCTCCTACCGGATCGCGGTGATCGCCATCGACAAGCGCTATCCGGGGCAGGCGCGCCGGGTGATGCTGGCGCTGTGGGGCCTGCTGCCGCAGTTCAGCTATACCAAGATGATCGTCGTGGTAGATGCCGATATCGATCCGCGCAGCTGGGACGATATCGCCTGGGCGCTGGCAACGCGCTACGACCCGGCGCGCGACACGATGCTGCTCGACCGCACGCCGATGGATTATCTCGACTTCGCCTCGCCGCTGGAGGGGCTTGCCGGCAAGATCGGGCTCGACGCCACGGTGAAGATCGGGTCCGAGACCGCCCGCGCCTTCGGCGAGGTGATGCGGCTGTCGCCGGAGGCGGAGAGCGCGGCCGAGCGCATCCTGAAAGCGGAGGGGCTGGCATGAGCCGCGTGGTCCTTGGCGTCTCGGGCGCTTCCGGGGCGCAGCTGGCGCTCGCCTGTGCCCGCGATCTCGCCCGCCGCGGCGCGCTGCTCGATCTGGTCGTCAGCGCCGGGGGAGAGCGGACCTTCGAGCTCGAATGCGATCCAGCCGCGCGAAGCGAGCTGTCCGCCCTTGCCGCGCGCGAACACGGCATCGCCGATGTGGGAGCGGAGATCGCCTCGGGCTCCAGCGCGGTCGCCGGCATGATCGTCGCCCCGTGCTCCATGCGGACCCTTGCCGCCATCGCCCACGGGCTCGACGACAACCTGCTGACGCGGGCGGCCTCGGTGCAGCTGAAGGAGCGCCGGCCGCTCGTGCTGCTGGTGCGCGAGGCGCCGCTGTCGCTCGTGCATCTGCGCAACATGGTGCTCGCGACCGAGGCCGGCGCCATCATCCTGCCACCGGTGCCTGCCTTCTATCTGCAGCCCGTCTCGCTTGCCGACGTGGTTGCCCAGATTGCGGCCCGCGCCGTCGACCTCCTGCGGCTGGGGCCGATGGAGGCGCGGCCCTGGCAGCCGGCAACTGCGCAGATGTGAGCCGGGGCCGGTTTTCTCTGCTGTTTCACACCTCTGGCGTTTCGGGTTAACCTCCTGTCAGTCCGGGATTGGGCAAAAGAGGGACAGACCTTTTTCGCATCCTGCGGCACACCCTGGCGACGAGAGACCTTGCGTGATCATCCCCTGCATCTTGTCCGGCGGCTCCGGCTCGCGGCTCTGGCCCCTCTCGCGCTCCGCCCGGCCCAAGCAGTTCCTTCCGATCTTCGACGGGGAGAGCCTGTTCCAGAAGACGCTGAAGCGTTTCGGCGCGGCCACGTTCTCCGCTCCCATCGTCATCGCCAATTCCGAGCATCGCTTCCTCGTCGGCGAGCAGATGGCGGAAGTTCGCGCCCCGGCCGAGGATACGGCCATCGTGCTGGAGCCGGTCGGCCGCAACACGGCGGCCCCTGCCGCCATCGCCGCGCTGTTGGCACAGGCGCGCGACCCGGACGCATTGGTGTTGCTGGCGCCCTCCGACCATCTGCTGCGCGACACCGACGCCTTTGCCGCCGCCGTCGAGCGGGCGCTGCCGGCCGCAAGGGCCGGGCGCATCGTCACCTTCGGCATCAAGCCGTCGGAGCCCAACACCGGCTACGGCTATATCCGTCTGGCGGAAGCCGGCGAGGGGCCTTGCGCGGTCGAGGCCTTCGTCGAGAAGCCGGACCTGGAGCGCGCCCGCGCGTTTCTCGAAGCCGGAACCTATGTCTGGAACGCCGGCATCTTCCTGTTTTCCGCCCGCGCCATGCTGGAGGAGTTCGCGCGCCATGCGCCCGATGTCCTCGACCGGGTGCGCGCAGCGCTGGACGCGGCGACCCGCGATCTCGACTTCCTGCGTCTCGATGCCGGCCTCTTCGCCAAGGTGCCCAACATCTCCATCGATTATGCGATCATGGAGAAGTCGGAGCGGATTTCCTGCGTGCCGATGGAACCGGGCTGGAGCGATCTGGGTTCCTGGTCTGCGGTATGGGAAGCGTTCGAGAAATCCGAGGACGGCAACAGCGTTCTGGGTGAGGCGCGTTTCGTGAAGGCGCGAGACAATCTCGTCGTCAGCGACGGCGCGCTGGTCTCGGTGGTCGGCCTCGACCATGTCATGGTGGTCGCGACCAAGGATGCGGTCCTCGTCGCCGACAAGGCCCATGCCCAGGACGTCAAGACCGTGGTCGAGGGGCTGCAGGCGGAAGGCCGCCGCGAGACCCGCGAGCATCGCCGCCTGTACCGGCCCTGGGGCTGGCGCGAGGAGATCGCCGTCGGCGGCCGGTTCCAGGTGCAGGAGATTGAGATCAAGCCGGGCGAGAGCATGTCCCGGCAAAGCCATGTCAACCGGGCCGAACACTGGGTGGTCGTCTCCGGCACGCTCTCGGTCGAGATCGACGGCGAGACCCGGTTGATGACCGAGAACCAGTCGGCCTACGTCCCGGTCGGGGCGCGCCATCGCCTCGCCAATCCGGGCCGGGTGCCGGCGCGTGTCATAGAAATCCAGTCGGGCGCCTATATAGGCGACGACGACATTATCCGTTACGACGAGGCGGGGGCGCCGTTTTCGTCCAAGTAAGCGCGAGATTGCCTTGCGACCCCGCGCGAGCCGAACCGGACCAGATCCTGAGGAAGATACATGCTGCCAGTGCCTGTCGCCGAACTGAAGCCGAACACCTACGCCTACGAATCCCGGCCGATGGTGAAGGCCACCGGGTTCCGCGAGTATGACGCCCGCTGGCTGTTCGAGAAGGAAATCAACCTCATGGGGATGCAGGCCCTCGGCATGGGCATTGCAACCCTCATGCACGAGCGCGGCGTGCGCCCCGATATCGTCGTCGGCCATGATTTCCGCGGCTATTCCGCCTCGATCAAGATGGCGCTGATCACCGGCCTGATGGCGGGCGGCGTGCGCGTCCACGACATCGGCCTTGCCCTGTCGCCGATGGCCTATTTCGCGCAGTTCGCCCTCGACGTGCCGGCGGTCGCCATGGTCACGGCCTCGCACAACGACAATGGCTGGACCGGCGTCAAGATGGGCATCGAGCGTCCGCTGACCTTCGGCCCCGGCGAGATGGGGCGGCTGAAGGAGATCGTCCTGACGGCGAGTTTCCGCGAAGGCTCGGGCAGCTACCGTTTCGTCGAGAATTTCCAGGAACAGTATATCGCGGATCTCACCAACCGGCCGCGCCTGTCCCGCCCCATCAAGGTGGTGGCTGCCTGCGGCAACGGCACGGCGGGCGCCTTCGCGCCGCGCGTCCTTGAGGCCTTGGGCGCCGAGGTGATCCCGCTCGATTGCGAGCTCGACCACACCTTCCCGCGCTACAACCCCAATCCGGAAGACATGAAGATGCTTCATGCGCTCCGCGACCAGGTGCTGGAGAGCGGCGCCGAGGTGGGGCTGGGCTTCGACGGCGACGGCGACCGCTGCGGTGTCGTCGACAACGAGGGCGAGGAGATCTTCGCCGACAAGGTCGGGGTGAT belongs to Stappia indica and includes:
- the ubiU gene encoding ubiquinone anaerobic biosynthesis protein UbiU, with translation MELVCPAGTPASLRAAVDAGAHSIYCGFADDTNARNFPGLNFSRPEMADGIAYAHARGARVLVAINTFPRAGETELWHRAVSDAEALGADAVILADLGLIAHTAERHPDLRRHLSVQAAAANPDVINFHASAFGVKRVVLPRVLTVDEIASINRDIDVETEVFVFGGLCVMAEGRCSLSSYISGKSPNMNGVCSPASHVAYAEEDGEMAARLGGYTIHRTPKDAPAPYPTLCKGCFKVGARTGYVFEDPASLDASELLPALARAGVTALKIEGRQRSRAYVAQVVRNFRQAVEALAEGRDVPLGTLARLTEGQAATAGAYNKIWR
- a CDS encoding phosphomannomutase/phosphoglucomutase, with translation MLPVPVAELKPNTYAYESRPMVKATGFREYDARWLFEKEINLMGMQALGMGIATLMHERGVRPDIVVGHDFRGYSASIKMALITGLMAGGVRVHDIGLALSPMAYFAQFALDVPAVAMVTASHNDNGWTGVKMGIERPLTFGPGEMGRLKEIVLTASFREGSGSYRFVENFQEQYIADLTNRPRLSRPIKVVAACGNGTAGAFAPRVLEALGAEVIPLDCELDHTFPRYNPNPEDMKMLHALRDQVLESGAEVGLGFDGDGDRCGVVDNEGEEIFADKVGVMLARDLSALHPGCRFVVDVKSTGLFATDPVLQENGAVTDYWKTGHSYIKRRVNQLDALVGFEKSGHYFFNAPIGRGYDDGLVSAIAILDMLDRNPDRSMADLRRALPRTWGSPTMSPHCADEIKYEVVDRVVERFTAMKERGETIAGHGIADLVTVNGIRVVAEDGTWGLVRASSNKPELVVVVESPVSEERLHAMFHAVDAVLRENPEVGDYNQTL
- a CDS encoding mannose-1-phosphate guanylyltransferase/mannose-6-phosphate isomerase, producing the protein MIIPCILSGGSGSRLWPLSRSARPKQFLPIFDGESLFQKTLKRFGAATFSAPIVIANSEHRFLVGEQMAEVRAPAEDTAIVLEPVGRNTAAPAAIAALLAQARDPDALVLLAPSDHLLRDTDAFAAAVERALPAARAGRIVTFGIKPSEPNTGYGYIRLAEAGEGPCAVEAFVEKPDLERARAFLEAGTYVWNAGIFLFSARAMLEEFARHAPDVLDRVRAALDAATRDLDFLRLDAGLFAKVPNISIDYAIMEKSERISCVPMEPGWSDLGSWSAVWEAFEKSEDGNSVLGEARFVKARDNLVVSDGALVSVVGLDHVMVVATKDAVLVADKAHAQDVKTVVEGLQAEGRRETREHRRLYRPWGWREEIAVGGRFQVQEIEIKPGESMSRQSHVNRAEHWVVVSGTLSVEIDGETRLMTENQSAYVPVGARHRLANPGRVPARVIEIQSGAYIGDDDIIRYDEAGAPFSSK
- the ubiT gene encoding ubiquinone anaerobic biosynthesis accessory factor UbiT; the protein is MPALLALGIRLAPHGPADLLLTRVTRRILASHAGLLERLGPYRRTRFVVTASDVPVSFLLDLAGDAPAVSLHREPPAGDARITGSLAALVGLVHGVWDGDALFFSRDLTVEGDTSAVLALRNAIDDAELDIGAELAGLTGPLSGLAARAIARLEAATGVPLTRAGGVR
- a CDS encoding UbiD family decarboxylase; this encodes MRRLPAFPDLRSFLRWCDAAGDLQNIEQPVSLVEEVTAVHRKVLLAGGPVLRFARPVAADGSQSSIPLIANLFGTRRRVAAGLGVDPADIAGLGDFLAALRSPVPPQGVGDALSRWPQMAAALRARPRVLGTGTSQQERMGAPDLSRLPVQTCWPGDAGPLMTWPVVLTRDAGSQASDSGRYNAGIYRAQVLGPDRLILRWLPHRGAAAHHRSWQRKGEPMPVAIALGADPALLLAAALPLPETVSELAFSGVLRGARTSLAPAVSVPMLVPSSAEIVVEGWVHPGETAPEGPFGDHTGYYNSVEPFPVMRVSAITHRRDPLYLSTWTGRPPDEPSIIGEVFNELALPVIRQQIPEVVDLWLPPAACSYRIAVIAIDKRYPGQARRVMLALWGLLPQFSYTKMIVVVDADIDPRSWDDIAWALATRYDPARDTMLLDRTPMDYLDFASPLEGLAGKIGLDATVKIGSETARAFGEVMRLSPEAESAAERILKAEGLA
- a CDS encoding UbiX family flavin prenyltransferase, whose amino-acid sequence is MSRVVLGVSGASGAQLALACARDLARRGALLDLVVSAGGERTFELECDPAARSELSALAAREHGIADVGAEIASGSSAVAGMIVAPCSMRTLAAIAHGLDDNLLTRAASVQLKERRPLVLLVREAPLSLVHLRNMVLATEAGAIILPPVPAFYLQPVSLADVVAQIAARAVDLLRLGPMEARPWQPATAQM